A genomic window from Bacteroidales bacterium includes:
- the atpE gene encoding ATP synthase F0 subunit C: MSLLSVIMQTVSDLAPIAKMGAGIGAGIAAIGAGIGIGRIGGSAMESIARQPEAMGDIRSNMIVAAALIEGVAFFAIVVCLLILFI; this comes from the coding sequence ATGTCACTATTATCAGTAATCATGCAGACAGTAAGCGACCTGGCACCTATAGCAAAAATGGGAGCCGGTATAGGCGCAGGTATTGCAGCAATCGGAGCAGGTATAGGAATTGGCCGCATCGGTGGCAGTGCAATGGAATCCATTGCCCGTCAACCCGAAGCCATGGGCGATATCCGTTCGAATATGATTGTAGCCGCTGCACTTATTGAAGGAGTTGCTTTCTTCGCTATTGTAGTTTGTTTGTTGATACTTTTCATCTAA
- a CDS encoding four helix bundle protein — protein MIEEKNKILSFYDLEVYQRSYDACIILSKKILPLLPVSEKFDLSNQLSRSSKAIPRLITEGFAKKHQKKGFQKYLDDALAESNETQVGLNQARDLYNVEYSTESGNDLSQEYKIISKQIFRLKEAWNKFS, from the coding sequence GTGATAGAAGAAAAAAATAAAATACTAAGTTTTTATGATCTTGAAGTTTATCAAAGGTCTTATGATGCTTGTATTATTCTTTCAAAAAAAATTCTTCCATTATTACCTGTCTCTGAAAAATTTGATTTAAGCAATCAATTATCAAGGTCATCTAAAGCAATCCCCCGCTTAATAACAGAGGGTTTTGCAAAGAAACATCAAAAAAAAGGTTTCCAAAAATATTTAGATGATGCATTAGCAGAATCTAACGAAACACAAGTTGGATTAAATCAAGCTCGCGATTTATATAATGTCGAATACTCTACGGAATCAGGAAATGATTTATCACAAGAATATAAAATTATAAGTAAACAGATATTTCGGTTAAAGGAAGCCTGGAATAAATTTTCATAG
- the dnaG gene encoding DNA primase — MISREDIQNILETSRIEEVVGDYVTLKKRGVNLIGLCPFHNEKTPSFTVSPSKGIYKCFGCGKAGNSVNFLMEHEHYTYPEALRHLARKYFIDIEEVQESAEEIIAQSEKESLFSVSAFAQKYFSECLVNTDEGKAIGLTYFKHREFTEAIIEKFQLGYCLEEWEEFTKAAIENGFKKEYLVTTGLSILKDEKLYDRFRGRVMFPIHNVSGRVIGFGGRILSADKTKAKYVNSPESEIYHKSNVLYGIYFAKNSIISQDNCFLVEGYTDVISMHMAGIENVVASSGTSLTTEQIKLIRRYTPNITILYDGDAAGIKASFRGIDMILEEGMNVKIVLFPDGEDPDSYARKHRPAEVRDFINQTATDFIKFKTDLLVKETANDPIKKANLIKEIVGSVSLIPDAIVRSVYTRECSSLMKVPEQTLINEMNKLRRKKVMKKAEEIAEEQELPENTEYTAEQQIVVDDTNTEYQEKALMCFMLNNGKKTITIKERIETETTSDSGKTEIIVEEVNSDIPLAQFIILDLQRDHIDFQNPVFQTIMNEYSKMVEENNIPDAQYFINHEKTEISSSAIELLFNPHNLSENWIKHRISVKTEEQDLYASAISYIYSLKLKKVDKMISENLDEIKNSTNEEDQILLMQKHYRLMRSKKEFADKLTRIVTK; from the coding sequence TTTATAAATGTTTTGGTTGTGGAAAAGCAGGAAATTCCGTGAACTTTTTAATGGAGCATGAGCATTACACGTATCCCGAAGCATTGCGGCACCTGGCAAGAAAATATTTTATCGATATTGAAGAGGTACAGGAAAGTGCCGAAGAAATAATTGCCCAATCAGAAAAAGAAAGTCTGTTCAGCGTTTCGGCATTTGCACAAAAATATTTTTCGGAATGCCTTGTAAATACCGATGAAGGTAAAGCTATAGGCTTAACCTATTTTAAACACCGTGAATTTACAGAAGCGATTATCGAAAAATTTCAGTTAGGTTATTGTCTTGAAGAATGGGAAGAGTTTACGAAAGCCGCAATTGAAAACGGTTTCAAGAAAGAATACCTGGTAACAACAGGACTTAGTATTTTAAAAGATGAAAAACTGTACGACCGTTTTCGTGGTCGCGTAATGTTTCCTATTCATAATGTTTCCGGGCGTGTTATAGGTTTTGGCGGTCGAATACTTTCGGCAGATAAAACAAAAGCAAAGTATGTAAATTCTCCCGAATCGGAAATTTATCATAAGAGCAATGTTCTTTACGGAATTTATTTTGCAAAAAATTCAATTATTTCGCAGGATAACTGTTTTCTTGTAGAAGGCTACACCGATGTTATATCGATGCACATGGCGGGTATTGAAAATGTTGTTGCCTCATCGGGAACATCGCTTACTACCGAACAGATAAAACTGATTCGCAGGTACACGCCGAACATTACGATATTATACGATGGTGATGCCGCCGGTATCAAAGCTTCATTCCGTGGAATTGATATGATTCTTGAAGAAGGAATGAATGTGAAAATTGTTTTATTCCCTGATGGAGAAGATCCCGATTCATATGCGCGAAAACATCGACCTGCCGAAGTGCGCGATTTTATTAATCAAACAGCCACCGATTTTATAAAATTCAAAACCGATCTGCTGGTTAAAGAAACTGCAAACGACCCGATAAAAAAAGCAAACCTGATCAAAGAAATTGTTGGCTCTGTTTCATTGATCCCTGATGCTATTGTTCGCAGTGTGTACACGCGTGAATGCAGTTCGCTGATGAAAGTTCCTGAACAAACACTCATTAATGAAATGAATAAACTCCGCCGTAAGAAAGTAATGAAGAAAGCGGAGGAAATTGCTGAAGAGCAGGAACTACCCGAAAATACTGAATATACAGCCGAACAACAAATTGTAGTTGACGATACCAATACCGAATACCAGGAAAAAGCATTAATGTGTTTCATGCTGAATAATGGAAAAAAAACAATAACAATTAAAGAAAGAATTGAAACAGAAACCACATCCGATTCGGGTAAAACCGAAATAATTGTTGAAGAAGTAAATTCTGATATTCCATTAGCCCAGTTTATTATTCTTGATCTGCAAAGAGACCATATAGATTTTCAGAACCCGGTTTTTCAAACGATTATGAATGAATATTCAAAAATGGTTGAAGAAAACAATATTCCCGATGCCCAATATTTTATAAATCATGAAAAAACGGAAATAAGTTCTTCGGCAATAGAATTATTATTTAACCCTCATAATTTGAGCGAGAACTGGATCAAACATCGCATAAGCGTGAAAACAGAAGAACAGGACCTTTATGCATCAGCCATCTCATATATTTATTCATTGAAGCTTAAGAAAGTCGATAAAATGATTTCCGAAAACCTTGATGAGATAAAAAATTCAACTAACGAAGAAGATCAGATTCTCCTAATGCAAAAGCACTACAGGCTTATGAGAAGCAAAAAAGAATTTGCTGATAAACTTACACGAATTGTTACAAAATAA
- a CDS encoding polymer-forming cytoskeletal protein: MAKLYEQESPAINLIGAGTVIKGDVKSNGDIRIDGTLIGSVNSKGKLVVGTSGNIDGEIICQNADLSGIIKAQITVSELLSIKATAKITGDVITNKLAIEPGAIFSGSCSMNNPQTNPIKETKFGERVEPLKPNEPQKTKEHAS, from the coding sequence ATGGCAAAACTTTATGAACAGGAATCACCGGCAATAAACCTTATAGGTGCAGGTACGGTGATAAAAGGCGATGTAAAATCGAATGGGGATATTCGTATTGACGGAACTTTAATAGGATCGGTAAATTCGAAAGGAAAACTTGTAGTAGGAACTTCAGGAAACATCGATGGAGAAATTATTTGCCAGAATGCTGATTTATCAGGAATAATTAAAGCACAAATCACCGTTTCGGAATTGCTTTCAATTAAAGCTACTGCAAAAATAACAGGTGATGTAATTACCAATAAACTTGCTATTGAACCCGGAGCTATATTTTCCGGATCGTGCAGTATGAATAATCCACAGACTAACCCGATCAAAGAAACAAAATTCGGCGAAAGAGTTGAACCACTAAAACCTAATGAACCACAGAAAACCAAAGAACACGCTTCGTGA
- the atpF gene encoding F0F1 ATP synthase subunit B, with protein sequence MELVTPHIGLIFWMTLSFALLIYILGKFAWKPVMKALKERENSINDALKAADKAREEMSQLAFSNEQLIKEAKEERDVLLRDARKIRDNVIDEAKIKAEEEAKRIIETAKENVHFEKMAAITDLKNQLAILSIEIAEKILKEELSKSEKQKELIDKLLNEINFN encoded by the coding sequence ATGGAACTCGTAACTCCGCATATAGGTTTAATTTTCTGGATGACGCTTTCGTTTGCCCTTTTAATTTACATCCTTGGAAAATTTGCATGGAAGCCTGTAATGAAAGCATTGAAAGAACGTGAAAATTCCATCAACGATGCTTTAAAAGCAGCCGATAAAGCACGCGAAGAAATGTCGCAACTTGCATTTAGTAACGAGCAGCTTATCAAAGAAGCAAAAGAAGAACGCGATGTGTTATTGCGCGATGCAAGAAAAATTCGTGATAATGTCATTGATGAAGCAAAAATAAAAGCTGAAGAAGAAGCGAAAAGGATTATAGAAACAGCCAAAGAAAATGTTCATTTCGAAAAAATGGCAGCTATCACTGATTTAAAAAATCAATTAGCAATACTATCAATTGAAATTGCTGAAAAGATTTTAAAAGAAGAACTTTCGAAAAGCGAAAAGCAGAAAGAACTTATTGATAAATTATTAAATGAAATAAATTTTAATTAA
- a CDS encoding AtpZ/AtpI family protein, translated as MNHRKPKNTLRDYGRYSSIAFQMLVIIGVGIFGGFKLDEYLKLKFPVFVLIFSFLSVALAIYYVVKDLIRKK; from the coding sequence ATGAACCACAGAAAACCAAAGAACACGCTTCGTGATTATGGTCGGTATTCAAGCATTGCTTTTCAGATGCTGGTGATTATTGGAGTTGGAATTTTCGGGGGCTTCAAACTGGATGAATATTTAAAATTGAAATTTCCTGTTTTTGTTTTAATATTTTCTTTTTTATCGGTGGCATTAGCTATCTATTATGTTGTTAAAGATTTAATACGGAAAAAATAA
- the atpH gene encoding ATP synthase F1 subunit delta: protein MKESRIAVRYAKALFELALEQKNTDAVFYDMKLVADTCHSNKDFRLMLISPIINSDKKRNILKLIFENNINKLSQAFLNIITAKRRESYIEQIANQYISLYRDNKGIETVYLTTAVKADDEIKTKVKSVVNKFTKKEVELIEDIKTEIIGGFVLNFGHYQYDDSIRNKIIKLKREYNINIYEKGF, encoded by the coding sequence ATGAAAGAATCGCGTATAGCTGTCAGGTATGCCAAAGCATTATTCGAACTTGCACTCGAACAAAAAAATACGGATGCAGTTTTTTATGATATGAAATTGGTAGCTGATACCTGTCATTCCAATAAAGATTTTAGGTTGATGCTTATAAGCCCCATTATCAACAGTGATAAAAAAAGAAATATTTTAAAATTAATTTTTGAAAATAATATAAATAAATTATCGCAGGCATTTCTTAATATTATTACAGCAAAACGCAGAGAATCGTATATCGAGCAAATTGCAAACCAGTATATTTCTCTTTACAGGGATAATAAGGGAATTGAAACGGTTTATCTTACAACTGCTGTTAAAGCTGATGATGAAATCAAAACAAAAGTAAAATCAGTGGTCAATAAATTCACTAAAAAAGAAGTTGAATTAATTGAAGATATCAAGACTGAAATCATAGGTGGGTTTGTTCTTAATTTCGGGCATTATCAGTATGACGATAGTATCCGGAATAAAATTATAAAACTAAAACGCGAATACAATATTAATATTTACGAAAAAGGATTTTAA
- the atpB gene encoding F0F1 ATP synthase subunit A: protein MLKNIQKINIRFLLIIVLFLPALFLKAENGEQKGNPESKTEKEKKFNAGEMIMEHIADAHEWHIITIGKTDIAIPLPVILLDDGKLVIFSSGNFHHGTEPYKGYKLETEGENKGKIVKVNDEGETIKEAVLPLDFSITKNTLTLFIVMIILCVVFISIARRYTKHTNEAPRGLQSVLEFVIIFLRDDVVKPAIGEKKYERYMPYLLTLFFFIFFGNLLGLIPIFPGGANLTGNIAITMILALFTFTITTFSGNRNYWLHIINTPGVPWWLKFPLPLMPIVEIIGVITKPFVLMVRLFANISAGHIIALGFFSLIFIFGEVNVGIGYGASVVSVFFTIFMGLLELLVAFLQAYVFTLLSSLYFSMAIEEHEHHEEHAH, encoded by the coding sequence ATGCTGAAGAATATTCAAAAAATAAATATCCGGTTTTTACTCATCATCGTTTTATTCCTTCCTGCTTTATTCCTGAAAGCTGAAAATGGCGAACAGAAAGGAAATCCCGAAAGCAAAACCGAGAAAGAAAAAAAATTCAATGCCGGCGAAATGATAATGGAGCATATTGCCGATGCACATGAATGGCACATTATCACTATTGGTAAAACAGATATTGCTATCCCGCTTCCCGTGATACTTTTGGATGATGGAAAATTAGTGATATTCAGTTCCGGAAATTTTCATCACGGAACAGAACCTTATAAAGGATATAAACTGGAAACCGAAGGCGAGAATAAAGGGAAAATAGTTAAAGTAAATGATGAAGGCGAAACAATTAAAGAAGCAGTTCTTCCTCTTGATTTTTCAATTACAAAAAACACGCTTACATTATTTATTGTAATGATTATATTATGTGTGGTTTTTATTTCAATAGCACGCAGATACACAAAACACACCAATGAAGCTCCCCGCGGATTGCAGTCGGTACTGGAATTTGTAATTATTTTTCTTCGCGATGATGTTGTGAAACCTGCTATTGGCGAAAAAAAATATGAACGCTATATGCCTTACCTGCTAACGTTGTTCTTTTTTATTTTCTTTGGAAATTTATTAGGACTGATACCGATTTTTCCCGGTGGCGCTAATTTAACAGGTAATATTGCAATTACAATGATTCTTGCATTATTTACTTTCACCATTACTACTTTCAGTGGGAATAGAAATTATTGGTTGCACATCATTAATACTCCCGGCGTACCATGGTGGTTAAAATTTCCATTACCGCTTATGCCTATTGTTGAAATTATTGGTGTAATAACAAAACCATTTGTGTTGATGGTCCGTCTGTTTGCAAATATTTCAGCAGGACATATTATTGCACTTGGTTTTTTTAGTTTGATATTTATTTTCGGAGAAGTGAATGTAGGTATAGGATATGGCGCATCAGTCGTTTCTGTCTTTTTTACTATATTCATGGGGTTACTCGAATTACTTGTTGCTTTTCTGCAGGCATATGTATTTACACTGCTTTCGTCATTATATTTTAGTATGGCAATAGAAGAGCACGAACACCATGAAGAACATGCACATTAA